The DNA segment AAAAAGTTGTGGGAATTAAATTTTCAAGCATAAATTTTAGCTAATCTAAGCAAACATAAATATCATGTATTTGCTGAATACCCTATAAAATCAATTGCAATTTTTGGTTCGTATGCAAAAAAAGAACAGACAGAAGAAAGCGATTTAGATTTAATAGTTGAGTTTAACGAACAAATTGGTATTCGTTTTATTGATCTTGCAGAAGAGATTTAAAGATTAATTGTTAAGTTTCACAAGGTTGTTGATGACAACTTGTTTTTAAATTAGAATTTAAAG comes from the Bacteroidales bacterium genome and includes:
- a CDS encoding nucleotidyltransferase domain-containing protein; the protein is MLANLSKHKYHVFAEYPIKSIAIFGSYAKKEQTEESDLDLIVEFNEQIGIRFIDLAEEI